Below is a genomic region from Pseudomonas sp. JQ170C.
CGCCCAGGGTAACGCTTGGCAGCATCGCCGCTCGGGCCACGGTGACATCCGCCCGGGCCGCCGCCAGCCGCGCTTCGGCGGCGGCGATATCCGGCCTGCGGCTAAGCAGGTCGCTGGGCACGCCACTGCCGATGCCGGGCCAGCGCAGCCCGTCGATGGTTTCCTGGATAGGCGGCAGCTGTTGCACCGGGTCACCCAGCAAGGTCGCCAGGGTGATCCGGGCTTCTTGCAGTTGCTGCTCGAACAGCGGCACCTGGCGTGCTTGTCCGGCCACGAGGCTGCGCTGCTGGGCAAGCTCCAGGGCGGTGGCCGATCCTGAGTCGTAGCGGGTCTGCACCAGGCGCAACACGTCCTGTGCATTGGCCAGGTTGAGCCGGGCGATGCGTACCTGTTCGGCCAGGGCCAGGCTTTGCAGGTAGCTGTTGGCGACGCCGCTGAGCAAGGTCAGTTCGACGGTCTGGCGATCGAAGCGGCTGGCATCCAGGCCATGCAGGGCGCTGTCGCGGGCCGCGCGTTTGCCGCCCCAGAAGTCGATCTCGTAGCTGGCGCTCAGGCGGGTGTTGAAGGACGTGCTGGTGCGGTCGTAGTCGCTGGCGTCGAGCTGGTCGAAACCATAGCCGCGCAGCAGGCGCTGACGGCTGGCGTCCAGGCCGAACGTGACCTCCGGCAGCAGCGGCGCGCCGGCGATCACCGCCGAGGCCTGGGCCTGGCGGACGCGCGCTGCGGCAGCGGCCAGGTCGAAGCTGCCAAGGCGTGCCCGCTCGATCAGATGATTGAGCGGTGCGCTGGCAAACTGTTGCCACCAGTGTTCGCCAGGCAACGGCTGATCGGTGCTGGCGTCCAGGCTTTGCCAGTCTGCCGGCGCTTGCAATCCACTCTGCGGTGGCGTGGGCGTGGCGCTGCAGGCGGCGATGAACAGGCTGATGGAAAGCAGGCTGAGACGGCTGGGCAGGTTCATGGATTATTCGCTGGTAAGGGCTTTGACCGGGTCGAGTTGGGCGGCTTTGCGTGCCGGCATGAAGCCGAACACCACGCCGGTAGCCACCGCGCAGGCAAAGGCGCCGAGGACGGCGGTCAGGGAGAAGGCCACGGCGATGTTGGCCAGCAGCAAGGCGCCGCCGATCAGTACGGCCAGGACGATGCCGGTGAGGCCGCCGACCATCGAGAGCAACACCGCTTCACTGAGGAACTGCCGCAGGATGTCGCGCTGCCGCGCGCCGGTGGCCATGCGGATGCCGATTTCACGGGTGCGTTCGCGCACAGTCATCAGCATGATGTTCATCACCCCGATGCCGCCGACCAGCAAGGAGATGGCGGCGATCGAGCCGAGCATCAGCGACAGGGTGTTCTGGGTACGCGCTTCGGCCTGGATCAGCGCGGCGTCGTTGCTCAGTTCAAAGTCGTGCTTGCCGTTGTGCAGTTTGCGCATCAGCTTGTCGATGGCCGCTTCCGTTTCGGCGACCCGCCGCGAGTCGGCGGCGGCGATCGTCACGTACTCCGGGTCGCGGCTGCCGAACAGGCGGATGGCCGCGGCGGAGTAGGGCACGACGATGCGCTCGTCGCTGTCCTGGTCGCCGGAACTGGCGCCTTTGCCCTCCAGTACACCGACCACCTGGAAAGGCACGTTCTCGACCAGGATGTACTGGCCGATGGGATCGACCTGATCGCCCAGCAGCTTCTCCTTGACCTTCTGGCCGATCACCGCCACAGCGGCTGCGGCCTGCTCGTCGGCTTCGGTGAAGAAGCTGCCCTCGACCACGGGCCAGTTGAAGATTTCCGAGAAGTAGGTGTTGTTGCCGCCGACATAGAACTGCTGGTTGTTATTGCCGTAGCGCACCATCAGCGTGTTGCCGATCACGGGCATGATCATCTTCACCTGGGGCAGGCTGCCCACCGCGGCGACATCATTCAGGGTCACGATGCCGGCCGGATCGCGCAGGGTCGGTGCGCTGCCACTCAGGTAAAGGATGTTGGAGCCGAACGCGGCCATCTGCGCCATGACCTGGCGCTTGCTGCCTTCGCCGACGGCCAGCATGACCACCACCGACGCCACGCCGATGACGATGCCAAGCAGGGTCAGGGCGGTGCGAAAGCGGTTGATCCACATGACCCGCCAGGCCGCTTGCAGGGCCTCGAGCAGTTCGCCTTTCCAGGCGTCGCTATGGGTGGCGCCCTGGTCCAGGCGCTGGCGCAGGTCTTCGGCCTGCAGGCCGGGGGCATGGCCTTGCTCGCCGGCGTCTTCGTTGGTCGAATCGCTGACAATCAGGCCGTCGCGGATCTCGATGACGCGCTTGGCCCGCGCGGCCACCTCACGGTCATGGGTGATCAGGATGACCACATGGCCCTGGCTGGCCAGCTCGTCGAGCAAGGCCATGACCTCGGCGCCGCTCTGGCTGTCGAGGGCGCCGGTGG
It encodes:
- a CDS encoding efflux transporter outer membrane subunit, which translates into the protein MNLPSRLSLLSISLFIAACSATPTPPQSGLQAPADWQSLDASTDQPLPGEHWWQQFASAPLNHLIERARLGSFDLAAAAARVRQAQASAVIAGAPLLPEVTFGLDASRQRLLRGYGFDQLDASDYDRTSTSFNTRLSASYEIDFWGGKRAARDSALHGLDASRFDRQTVELTLLSGVANSYLQSLALAEQVRIARLNLANAQDVLRLVQTRYDSGSATALELAQQRSLVAGQARQVPLFEQQLQEARITLATLLGDPVQQLPPIQETIDGLRWPGIGSGVPSDLLSRRPDIAAAEARLAAARADVTVARAAMLPSVTLGADLGSGADTFAHILRSPYYTLSAGLAAPIFNNGRLSAERDKARAVEEELLESYRASIMGGFADVEKALTGINGVDNQRQWQDQEVEQARIAFTLSESRYRAGAETLLTVLETQRTLYQAQDQQVQLRLARLQGSVALYKALGGGWQVR
- a CDS encoding MacB family efflux pump subunit encodes the protein MSTPLIELRDIRKSYGGVDTPKVEVVRGISLAIHPGEFVAIVGASGSGKSTLMNILGCLDRPTSGEYLFAGKNVADLDSDELAWLRREAFGFVFQGYHLIASGSAQENVEMPAIYAGTPAAERHARAAALLDRLGLASRTGNRPHQLSGGQQQRVSIARALMNGGHIILADEPTGALDSQSGAEVMALLDELASQGHVVILITHDREVAARAKRVIEIRDGLIVSDSTNEDAGEQGHAPGLQAEDLRQRLDQGATHSDAWKGELLEALQAAWRVMWINRFRTALTLLGIVIGVASVVVMLAVGEGSKRQVMAQMAAFGSNILYLSGSAPTLRDPAGIVTLNDVAAVGSLPQVKMIMPVIGNTLMVRYGNNNQQFYVGGNNTYFSEIFNWPVVEGSFFTEADEQAAAAVAVIGQKVKEKLLGDQVDPIGQYILVENVPFQVVGVLEGKGASSGDQDSDERIVVPYSAAAIRLFGSRDPEYVTIAAADSRRVAETEAAIDKLMRKLHNGKHDFELSNDAALIQAEARTQNTLSLMLGSIAAISLLVGGIGVMNIMLMTVRERTREIGIRMATGARQRDILRQFLSEAVLLSMVGGLTGIVLAVLIGGALLLANIAVAFSLTAVLGAFACAVATGVVFGFMPARKAAQLDPVKALTSE